Proteins from one Doryrhamphus excisus isolate RoL2022-K1 chromosome 19, RoL_Dexc_1.0, whole genome shotgun sequence genomic window:
- the otofa gene encoding otoferlin isoform X3, translated as MMSLTVHLKSVNNLRGKGDRMAKVTFRGLSFYSHVVVNCEEVAHFNETFRWPIASSLDGSEMLEIQVYNYSKVFTNRLVGTFCMVLQKVAEEGQLELTDTLVDDNNTSINTSVTIDIRYQSMEGTMGMWHNGELLDVPDDRDGVFTFETESLLSGHSHGSGASAGRSLQGSIATFRKAARGMSSVMKLGKIKSSKDDPKKGDEPAVLDMVDLDKKAMRLAGMLEPDAISLASVTAVTTNISNKRSKPDIKMEPSSGRPVDYQISITIVEARQLIGLNMDPVVCVEIGEEKKYTSMKESTNCPYYNEYFVFDFHVPPDVMFDKIIKLSVIHSKNLLRSGTLVGTFKMDVGTVYSQPEHQFYHKWAILSDPDDITAGCKGYLKCDIAVVGKGDNIKTPHKANETDEDDIEGNLLLPEGIPAERQWARFYVKIYRAEGLPKMNTNIMANVKKALIGESRDLVDPYVQVHFSGQKGKTSVQKSSYEPIWNEQIIFTELFPPLCKRMKVQIRDSDKVNDVAIGTHFIDLRKISNDGDKGFLPTLGPAWVNMYGSTRQYTLMDEHQDLNDGLGEGVSFRARLLLSIAVEILDTTSPEIISSTDVQMESVSNISESATGKMEEFFLFGAFLEATMIDRKIGDKSITFEITIGNYGNQIDGTSKPSSSKKKKKDGESDEEESELIQNSSDEEADEERDLVSISSTPLMRPVITDRNYFHLPYFEKKPCVYIKSWWQDQRRRLYNSNMMDKIADKLEEGLNDVQEIIKTEKAFPERRLRGVLEELNIGCSRFVHLANKDINQTGRTKLDRERLKSCMREMENMGQQAKQMRTQVKKNTVKDKLKLVQNFLQRLRFLADEPQHSIPDVFVWMMSNNKRIAYARIPSKDILYSVVDEETGKDCGKVKAVFLKLPGKKGFGPAGWTVQAKLELYLWLGLKKQKNEFLSGLPNGFEEVKVAKAGPSLHSAPPVSLVYDMKQVFQLRAHMYQARSLFAADNSGLSDPFARVFFSTHSQVTEILSETLCPTWDQLLVFDDVELFGEASELRDDPPIIVIEIYDQDTVGKAEFIGRTFAKPTIKMCDEHYGPPRFPPQLEYYQIYRGNCTAGELLAAFELLQIPFDGEEIRRALIAVHNFAVPQIKIGQGGTADLPPLEGPTDSERGPIVPVPLGIRPVLSRYRIEVLFWGLRDLKRINLAQVDRPRVDIECAGRGVQSVLIQNYKKNPNFSTLVKWFEVDLPENELLHPPLNIRVVDCRAFGRNTLVGSHAVTCLRRFIYCAPDKSSNNWGSAAKLMNGYMVLTNGGSQPRFSPSVSSRTFSRSTGDIIVNMEPEPAIRKMDTFVKLEATSDAVVKVDMIEEESDKEKKKKKKKKKGGVEEEEEPDESVLDWWSKYFASIETLKEMLKAQEEAQAEAEEREDLEIAIEAAGSRTREKYKDKKSSKDKKRGHAVDGVEKPTIKAKVDELVVYNKELETEYGDFEDWLHTFNLYRGKAGDDDEHTLDDDRIVGRFKGSLCMYKLPLSEEISRDAGFDPNMGMFQSIPHNDPINVLVRVYVVRATDLHPADINGKADPYIVIKLGKAEVKDKENYISKQLNPVFGKSFDIEATFPMKSMLTVSVYDWDLVGTDDLIGETKIDLENRFYSKYRATCGISSSYSLHGYNVWRDPMKPSQILAKLCKEGKIDPPQYGPGGKVKVANRIFIGPTEIEDENGLKKQTEEHLALTVLNHWEEVPRVGCRLVPEHVETRPLLNPDKPGIEQGRIEMWVDMFPMDMPAPGPAIDISPRKPKRYELRVIIWNTDEVILEDDDYFTGEKSSDIFVRGFELRVIIWNTDDVILEDDAFLTGEKMSDIYVRGWLKGQQEDRQDTDVHYHSLTGEGNFNWRFVFPFDYLMAEEKIVISKKESMFSWDETEYKIPPRLTLQVWDADHFSADDFLGAIELDLNRFPRGAKTSKQCSIDMIRNEQELPAISIFKQKRVKGWWPFVARDENDEMELTGKVEAELHLVTAEEAEKSPVGLGRNEPDPLEKPNRPDTSFMWFLGPLKSIRYFLWHNYRWLILKVLGLMLLLLMLGLFLYSIPGYLVKKMLGA; from the exons AGCAGCAAGGGGAATGTCTTCAGTCATGAAGCTTGGAAAGATCAAGAGCTCCAAAGATGATCCCAAGAAAGGAG ATGAGCCGGCGGTCCTGGATATGGTGGATCTGGACAAGAAGGCGATGCGTCTCGCTGGGATGTTGGAACCAGATGCTATCTCACTAGCTTCAGTCACTGCTGTCACCACAAACATCTCCAATAAGAG GTCAAAGCCAGATATTAAAATGGAGCCGAGTTCTGGACGACCAGTGGATTACCAG ATCAGCATCACAATTGTGGAGGCGCGGCAGCTGATTGGTTTGAACATGGACCCCGTGGTGTGCGTGGAGATTGGAGAGGAGAAGAAGTACACGTCAATGAAGGAGTCAACCAATTGTCCCTACTACAATGAG TATTTTGTCTTTGACTTCCACGTCCCTCCTGATGTCATGTTTGATAAGATCATTAAGTTATCG GTTATTCACTCTAAAAACCTTCTCCGGAGTGGAACACTGGTGGGAACCTTCAAGATGGATGTTGGCACGGTTTACTCTCAGCCTG AACACCAGTTCTACCACAAGTGGGCTATCCTTTCTGACCCTGATGACATCACGGCGGGTTGCAAAGGATATCTAAAGTGTGACATTGCGGTGGTCGGGAAGGGCGACAACATCAAGACCCCGCACAAGGCCAACGAGACCGACGAGGATGACATCGAAGG CAACCTTCTTCTCCCAGAAGGCATCCCTGCAGAGCGGCAGTGGGCGAGGTTCTACGTGAAAATCTACCGCGCTGAGGGCCTTCCAAAAATGAACACCAACATCATGGCCAATGTGAAGAAGGCCCTAATAGGAGAGAGCCGAGACCTGGTGGATCCTTACGTTCAAGTGCACTTCTCTGGGCAGAAA GGGAAGACTTCAGTCCAAAAAAGCAGTTATGAACCCATCTGGAACGAGCAAATTATCTTCACCGAGCTATTCCCTCCGCTCTGCAAACGCATGAAGGTCCAAATCCGTGACTCCGATAAGGTCAATGATGTTGCTATAGGAACCCACTTTATTGACCTCCGTAAAATATCCAATGATGGCGACAAAG GGTTCTTGCCCACCTTGGGTCCAGCTTGGGTCAATATGTACGGCTCCACACGTCAATACACCCTCATGGACGAGCACCAGGACTTGAATGACGGCCTGGGAGAAGGCGTTTCCTTCCGTGCCCGGCTGTTGCTCTCCATTGCCGTGGAGATCCTGGACACAACATCTCCAGAGATCATCAGCTCCACCGATGTGCAGATGGAGTCTGTCTCCAACATTTCTGAG AGCGCCACGGGCAAAATGGAGGAGTTCTTCCTCTTCGGTGCCTTCCTGGAGGCTACCATGATTGATCGAAAAATTGGGGACAAGTCGATTACTTTTGAGATCACAATTG GTAACTATGGCAACCAGATAGACGGAACAAGCAAACCGTCATCatcaaaaaagaagaagaaagacggTGAAAGTGATGAAGAAGAGAGCGAGCTCATTCAGAACTCCAGCGACGAGGAGGCGGACGAGGAAAGGGACTTGGTGTCGATCTCATCTACCCCCCTCATGCGGCCTGTCATCACAGACAG GAATTACTTCCACCTTCCATACTTTGAGAAGAAACCATGTGTGTATATCAAGAGCTGGTGGCAGGACCAGAGACGCCGACTGTACAACTCCAACATGATGGACAAGATTGCAGACAAGCTG GAAGAGGGTCTAAATGATGTTCAGGAGATCATTAAGACAGAAAAAGCTTTTCCAGAGCGCCGACTCAGGGGAGTTCTGGAGGAACTGAATATTGGCTGCAG TCGGTTTGTACATTTAGCCAACAAGGACATAAACCAGACAGGTAGAACCAAACTGGACCGAGAAAGACTCAAGTCCTGCATGAGAGAAATG GAGAACATGGGTCAGCAAGCCAAACAGATGAGGACGCAGGTGAAGAAAAACACGGTGAAAGACAAATTAAAGCTTGTACAAAACTTCCTGCAGAGACTTCGCTTCCTTGCTGATGAG CCACAGCACAGCATCCCTGATGTCTTTGTGTGGATGATGAGCAACAATAAGCGCATTGCGTACGCCCGAATTCCCTCCAAAGACATTCTCTACTCCGTCGTGGATGAGGAGACAGGAAAAGACTGCGGTAAAGTCAAAGCCGTTTTTCTCAAA TTACCTGGTAAAAAAGGTTTCGGCCCTGCTGGTTGGACCGTTCAGGCTAAGCTTGAGCTGTACTTATGGCTCGGCCTCAAGAAGCAAAAGAATGAATTCCTGAGCGGTTTGCCTAATGGTTTCGAGGAGGTTAAAGTTGCGAAAGCGGGCCCTTCTCTTCACTCCGCGCCCCCTGTCAGCCTTGTGTATGACA TGAAACAGGTCTTCCAGTTGAGAGCGCACATGTACCAGGCTCGAAGTTTGTTTGCAGCCGATAACAGCGGACTTTCCGACCCCTTCGCCAGAGTCTTCTTCTCCACGCATAGCCAGGTCACAGAG ATTCTAAGCGAGACCCTTTGCCCTACGTGGGACCAGCTGCTGGTTTTTGACGACGTGGAACTGTTTGGGGAGGCCAGTGAGCTGAGAGACGACCCGCCAATCATTGTGATTGAAATTTACGACCAAGACACTGTG GGAAAGGCAGAGTTCATAGGTCGGACATTCGCCAAACCGACTATTAAGATGTGTGATGAGCACTACGGCCCTCCGAGGTTTCCACCACAGTTGGAGTACTATCAGATTTACAGAGGGAACTGCACTGCAGGAGAACTGCTTGCTGCTTTTGAGCTGCTTCAG ATACCTTTCGATGGCGAGGAGATAAGGCGAGCTCTGATTGCTGTCCATAACTTTGCTGTTCCTCAGATAAAg ATTGGTCAAGGAGGGACAGCCGACCTTCCCCCTCTTGAAGGACCAACAGACTCAGAGCGAGGACCAATTGTCCCGGTGCCGTTGGGGATCCGGCCTGTCCTGAGTCGCTACCGCATAGAG GTTTTGTTTTGGGGTCTAAGGGACCTAAAGAGAATTAACCTGGCCCAGGTGGATCGGCCCCGTGTGGACATTGAGTGTGCGGGAAGAGGTGTTCAGTCTGTTCTTATccaaaattacaagaagaacccAAATTTCAGCACTTTGGTTAAATGGTTTGAAGTG GACCTCCCAGAGAATGAGCTTCTCCACCCTCCGCTCAACATCAGGGTGGTGGACTGCCGGGCGTTTGGTCGCAACACCCTGGTTGGCTCCCATGCTGTCACATGTCTGAGGCGGTTCATCTACTGCGCTCCAGACAAGTCGTCCAACAACTGGGGCAGTGCAG CTAAACTAATGAATGGCTACATGGTCCTAACCAATGGTGGCTCCCAGCCTCGCTTCTCACCCAGTGTTTCCTCGCGCACTTTCTCTCGCTCCACAGGTGACATCATCGTGAACATGGAGCCGGAGCCTGCGATTCGCAAAATGGATACATTTGTCAAGCTAGAAgct ACGTCTGACGCTGTTGTAAAAGTTGACATG ATTGAGGAAGAGAGTgacaaagagaaaaagaagaagaagaagaaaaagaagggaggagtggaggaagaggaagagccaGACGAAAGCGTGTTAGATTGGTGGTCCAAATATTTTGCTTCCATAGAGACATTAAAAGAG ATGCTCAAAGCTCAGGAAGAAGCTCAGGCTGAAGCGGAGGAGAGAGAAGACCTAGAGATTGCAATAGAGGCGGCAG GCTCCAGGACAAGGGAAAAGTACAAGGACAAGAAAAGCTCCAAAGACAAGAAGAGGGGTCATGCTGTGGATGGAGTGGAGAAACCTACAATTAAAGCAAAAGTGGACGAGTTAGTG GTGTACAACAAGGAACTGGAGACCGAATATGGAGACTTTGAAGACTGGCTGCACACTTTCAACCTGTACAGAGGAAAAGCCGGTGATGACGACGAACATACACTAGATGACGACAGAATTGTTGGACGATTTAAG GGTTCCCTGTGTATGTACAAGCTGCCGTTGTCAGAGGAGATCTCAAGAGATGCGGGATTTGATCCAAACATGGGCATGTTCCAGAGCATTCCTCATAATGACCCCATCAATGTCCTTGTTCGAGTGTATGTGGTCAGG GCCACAGATCTGCATCCTGCAGACATAAACGGCAAGGCGGACCCATATATCGTCATCAAGCTAGGCAAGGCAGAGGTCAAGGACAAAGAGAACTACATCTCCAAGCAGCTAAATCCTGTATTTGGCAA GTCATTTGACATCGAAGCAACATTCCCCATGAAGTCCATGCTGACGGTTTCCGTTTACGACTGGGATCTTGTCGGCACAGACGACCTGATTGGAGAGACAAAGATCGACTTGGAGAATCGTTTTTATAGTAAATACAGAGCCACCTGTGGCATTTCATCCAGCTACTCCCT cCATGGATACAATGTGTGGCGTGATCCCATGAAGCCCAGCCAGATCCTAGCAAAGCTGTGTAAGGAGGGCAAGATTGACCCCCCTCAATACGGCCCTGGAGGAAAAGTCAAGGTGGCGAACCGGATCTTCATTGGACCAACAGAGATCGAGGATGAAAACG GTCTGAAGAAGCAAACAGAAGAACATTTAGCTCTGACCGTGCTAAACCACTGGGAGGAGGTCCCCCGGGTGGGTTGTCGGCTCGTCCCGGAACACGTGGAGACAAGACCCCTGCTGAACCCTGACAAGCCAGGCATTGAGCAG GGTCGTATCGAAATGTGGGTGGACATGTTTCCGATGGACATGCCAGCTCCTGGACCTGCCATCGACATATCACCCCGAAAGCCTAAAAG ATATGAGCTCAGAGTGATTATTTGGAATACAGACGAAGTAATACTGGAGGACGATGATTACTTCACTGGGGAAAAGTCCAGTGACATATTTGTCAGGGG CTTTGAGCTACGTGTTATTATTTGGAACACTGATGACGTAATTCTAGAGGACGATGCTTTCCTGACAGGAGAGAAGATGTCTGACATCTATGTCAGGGG GTGGCTGAAGGGGCAGCAGGAGGACAGACAGGACACGGATGTCCACTACCACTCCCTGACCGGGGAGGGAAACTTCAACTGGCGCTTTGTCTTCCCCTTCGATTACCTCATGGCGGAGGAAAAGATCGTCATCTCCAAGAAAGAATCGATGTTCTCTTGGGACGAGACTGAATATAAGATCCCCCCTCGCCTCACGTTACAGGTGTGGGACGCCGACCACTTCTCTGCTGATGACTTCCTCG GTGCCATCGAGCTGGATCTGAACCGGTTCCCTCGAGGGGCGAAGACGTCCAAGCAGTGCTCCATCGACATGATCCGAAATGAGCAGGAACTTCCTGCTATTTCCATCTTCAAGCAAAAGAGGGTGAAGGGATGGTGGCCGTTTGTTGCCCGGGATGAGAACGATGAGATGGAGTTGACG GGTAAAGTGGAGGCTGAACTTCATCTGGTGACTGCAGAAGAGGCGGAGAAAAGCCCTGTGGGACTGGGACGAAACGAGCCTGATCCACTGGAGAAACCAAA TCGCCCGGATACAAGCTTCATGTGGTTTCTGGGCCCTCTGAAGTCCATTCGCTACTTCCTGTGGCACAACTATCGCTGGCTGATCCTCAAGGTTCTGGGCctcatgctgctgctgctcatgtTGGGCCTCTTCCTCTACTCCATCCCTGGCTACCTGGTGAAGAAGATGCTGGGGGCCTGA